A genome region from Nitrospira sp. includes the following:
- a CDS encoding DNA alkylation repair protein produces MAEPLKNSFGADVPRTIGRMIAAVFPRFDQQGFVRSSLDGYDALELMPRAWKIAHQLRRFLPDDYEQAVEILLASLDQKPERTVAQGMGGFLFLPHVFFVAEYGLEHFELSMRAQYVLTQRFTAEFSIRRYLERHQAATLARLTEWSADASEDVRRLVSEGTRPRLPWAPRLRAFQADPRPVLALLERLKDDPSLYVRRSVANNLNDIGKDHPVLLVETATRWMENATEERRWIIRHALRSAVKRGESGALGLLGFGEAARVSVEKVHIAPQRPTIGSSVAIACEIANRASLAQRLLVDLRVHYVKANGAQRPKVFKLKQLQLAPRETAQVGKTLLLAQLTTRTHYPGQHAVDVLINGQAYRLGTFELTEH; encoded by the coding sequence ATGGCTGAGCCGCTCAAAAATAGTTTCGGGGCCGATGTGCCGCGCACCATCGGGCGCATGATTGCCGCCGTCTTTCCGCGATTCGATCAGCAGGGGTTTGTCAGGTCGTCACTGGACGGGTATGACGCGCTGGAGTTGATGCCACGCGCGTGGAAAATCGCCCATCAACTTCGCCGGTTCTTGCCGGACGACTATGAGCAGGCCGTCGAGATTCTTCTGGCGTCGCTCGATCAGAAGCCGGAGCGAACGGTTGCCCAGGGGATGGGCGGGTTCCTATTTCTCCCGCACGTGTTCTTTGTGGCGGAATACGGGCTGGAGCATTTTGAACTGTCTATGCGGGCGCAATATGTGCTGACGCAACGCTTCACCGCCGAATTCAGCATCCGCCGTTATCTCGAACGGCACCAGGCGGCGACGTTGGCCCGTCTCACGGAATGGTCGGCTGATGCCAGTGAGGACGTGCGCCGCCTCGTCTCGGAAGGCACGCGTCCCCGGTTGCCTTGGGCGCCGCGTTTGCGCGCGTTTCAGGCTGATCCTCGTCCGGTGCTCGCGTTGCTGGAGCGGCTCAAGGATGACCCGTCGCTGTACGTCCGTCGAAGCGTGGCCAATAACCTGAACGACATCGGCAAGGACCATCCCGTCCTGCTGGTGGAGACAGCGACGCGATGGATGGAGAACGCGACGGAGGAGCGCCGGTGGATCATCCGGCATGCGTTACGTTCGGCGGTGAAGCGAGGTGAATCAGGGGCGCTTGGACTGTTGGGATTCGGAGAGGCCGCACGTGTGTCGGTGGAGAAGGTGCACATTGCCCCGCAGCGGCCCACCATCGGATCCTCTGTGGCCATTGCCTGTGAGATTGCCAATCGTGCGTCGCTGGCGCAACGCCTCTTGGTGGATTTGCGGGTGCACTACGTCAAGGCCAACGGCGCGCAACGGCCAAAGGTATTCAAGTTGAAGCAGCTTCAATTGGCGCCGCGAGAAACGGCTCAGGTGGGGAAGACATTACTCCTCGCCCAATTGACGACGAGAACGCATTATCCCGGGCAGCATGCGGTAGACGTGTTGATCAATGGCCAGGCCTATCGGCTGGGGACATTTGAGCTGACGGAACACTAG
- a CDS encoding aldo/keto reductase, with product MVRLGGFHVMLTAYNQVPVPSFMYGTAWKKEATAPLVRQAVSAGFTAIDTANQLIHYQEALVGEALLELAKQGTSRERLFIQTKFTPVNGQDHRTPYDAQADLTTQVKQSFDSSLTHLHTDYLDSYVLHGPYGRRGLSDADWEVWAAIEALYDAGKTKLIGISNVTADQLTLLCARATHKPMVVQNRCYAALGWDRDVRAICRTHGIIYQGFSLLTANQGLFTDPEVRAMAAKYGMGLAQLVFRFAMQIGMLPLTGTTDRQHMQEDLRSDQFTIAPDDLQRLEVIGI from the coding sequence ATGGTACGGCTTGGAGGATTTCACGTCATGTTGACTGCCTACAATCAGGTCCCTGTTCCTTCGTTCATGTACGGGACCGCATGGAAAAAAGAGGCGACGGCGCCGTTGGTACGGCAGGCCGTGTCTGCGGGGTTTACGGCGATCGATACCGCCAATCAGTTGATCCATTACCAGGAGGCATTGGTCGGAGAGGCATTGCTGGAATTGGCGAAGCAGGGCACCTCGCGCGAGCGGCTGTTTATACAAACCAAGTTCACGCCGGTGAACGGCCAAGACCATCGCACGCCCTATGATGCGCAGGCCGATCTGACGACGCAGGTGAAGCAATCGTTCGACAGCTCGCTGACGCATCTTCATACCGATTATCTTGACTCCTATGTCTTGCACGGCCCCTATGGTCGACGCGGGCTGAGCGATGCGGATTGGGAGGTCTGGGCCGCCATCGAGGCCTTGTACGATGCGGGGAAGACGAAGCTGATCGGCATCAGCAATGTGACGGCGGATCAGCTCACGTTGCTCTGCGCGCGGGCGACGCATAAGCCGATGGTGGTGCAGAATCGCTGTTATGCGGCGCTGGGGTGGGACCGGGATGTGCGGGCGATCTGCCGGACTCACGGCATCATCTACCAGGGGTTCTCGTTGCTGACTGCCAATCAGGGGTTGTTCACCGATCCCGAGGTGCGGGCCATGGCCGCCAAGTATGGTATGGGGCTCGCGCAACTGGTGTTTCGATTCGCCATGCAGATCGGCATGTTGCCGCTGACCGGCACGACCGATCGGCAACATATGCAGGAGGATCTGCGTTCCGACCAGTTCACGATCGCGCCCGACGATCTCCAGCGATTGGAAGTCATCGGGATATAA
- a CDS encoding BON domain-containing protein: MISANVAATLAEDHLGGLGDILVATDGGTVTLTGTVQKAERKARAAELARQVKGVKRVKNNLQIHADVSQ, encoded by the coding sequence GTGATTTCCGCAAATGTGGCCGCAACGCTCGCGGAAGATCATCTAGGCGGTCTCGGCGATATCCTTGTGGCCACCGACGGTGGAACTGTCACCCTAACAGGAACGGTTCAAAAGGCCGAACGGAAGGCGAGAGCGGCCGAATTGGCTCGACAGGTGAAAGGGGTGAAACGAGTGAAGAACAATCTCCAGATTCACGCCGACGTCTCTCAGTGA
- a CDS encoding AsmA-like C-terminal domain-containing protein, which produces MRKITGLIASGLFLVALVLIGSLLVLPWLLNRSAIGEALLQEFQQRTGHELSVEAWHVRLFPSIGVELLQAQLHAPGSTTPLLSADRLEIALQWLPLLEGRVVGKDLVINRPRVTVSREANGTWSLDGSARTTSQGDSAQLVPFLQVVQNLLLLDGVITVSDEAGLSPTVPLQIMVARGTLSTEVMGRYAKLQVSGEMPQERDRAAFTFDGSLTQNHEGGGTQAEGDVRFHHINVRHAISAWAGPGAIADGLVGSAQLNAHLRLIISGSGYELTADDWRAELSDLSMQGTATVAGQRGDRPRYSATLSAAPFMLTRLFSQLPSGWISPQVRARLGEYGIDGLVTMQRLSVSGEVGSGARPSLSGSIGLRDGRVTLNPQYPVVEALSGSLSFDDAQVRVTALRAAWGPFRLAGDDLLITQWLSDPHVDVKISGTGPLTGLVDVARRIEDAPLLREVFSRMQEATGDVETVAHVVGTPGGKNGLSLVDVDVRLHHAGFRTTVLPLDVREVEAHIHASPTLVSIEQLGGQVGPAALDARGNLTWRKGKVYSDVNVTMTADADHVWSWMAEAVDLGSRSEVEGTVSMQAAVTGMVEEPRFAGTIQLQSAGLRIPRIFTKPLHAPASIEFDGRLSGGSLLMIRQVGLVLPPVRIVGDGTLTFSEGMVFTANVSSGAISLKELPVGIALGSLRAGTFSAKLHMEGKVRERASWRTSGEVRFERGAIMLEALQDPIREAFVTLRFDQDKIQISRMTFHVGASDLRISGSIAQWAESPKVRLVIESSQIDVASFIPSRQTSSAPGTDGSGGKSWWSNGRLDMFLFADHVYYKKFLVTGLSSRVVWDHGLLTVERISGDTTEGHVGGQVKVRANGRRVEQIRGTFRANGIPVDHVLSLVQEEPTISGWLTTSGKLQTEFEGTGLALDSITSPQPIQVLVEDGRVSHMPVISTLLSVMNLPAVLQGQVDLEKDGFPLDRLKVVFSISHGVILAKELLLDSPILKISGTGRYDIVADRFDMVLATSPLGSYSAALKRIPLFGQLLAGDRQGFDTAIFELKGSANNPELRYLPMESLMTGMKGTAQLAFDVLVNAITLPQKAYSMVEEEITRGGDEEF; this is translated from the coding sequence ATGAGGAAGATCACAGGCCTCATCGCGTCGGGTCTGTTCCTGGTGGCGCTGGTGCTCATCGGCAGCCTCCTGGTCTTGCCCTGGCTACTCAATCGTTCGGCGATTGGGGAGGCACTGCTTCAAGAGTTTCAACAGCGCACGGGCCATGAGTTGTCGGTCGAGGCCTGGCATGTCCGGCTCTTTCCCTCCATCGGAGTGGAATTGCTGCAGGCGCAGCTGCACGCACCCGGTTCCACCACGCCGTTGTTGAGTGCCGACCGCCTGGAGATTGCGCTTCAATGGCTGCCGTTGCTGGAAGGGCGGGTTGTCGGCAAGGATCTGGTGATCAATCGGCCGCGGGTGACTGTCAGCCGGGAGGCCAACGGAACCTGGTCTCTCGATGGCTCTGCGCGGACGACTTCTCAAGGTGATTCGGCCCAACTCGTTCCGTTTTTACAGGTTGTGCAAAATCTGCTGTTGCTTGATGGAGTGATCACGGTCAGCGATGAGGCAGGTCTCAGTCCCACGGTCCCTCTTCAAATCATGGTGGCCCGAGGCACTCTGTCGACTGAGGTGATGGGCCGCTACGCGAAGCTGCAGGTGTCCGGTGAGATGCCGCAGGAGCGGGATCGGGCGGCCTTCACCTTCGACGGCTCGCTGACGCAGAATCACGAGGGCGGCGGGACACAAGCGGAGGGGGATGTTCGATTCCACCACATCAATGTCCGGCATGCCATTTCAGCGTGGGCAGGTCCGGGAGCGATTGCCGACGGCTTAGTGGGATCTGCGCAACTCAACGCGCACCTGCGATTGATCATCAGTGGCAGCGGCTATGAGTTGACCGCAGACGACTGGAGAGCCGAGCTGTCTGACCTGTCGATGCAGGGGACCGCAACCGTGGCCGGACAGAGAGGGGATCGGCCGCGTTATTCGGCCACGCTGTCCGCCGCGCCCTTCATGTTGACGCGCTTGTTCAGTCAGCTCCCCTCCGGCTGGATTTCGCCTCAGGTTCGCGCCCGGCTCGGGGAGTACGGCATCGATGGGCTGGTGACGATGCAGCGGTTGTCTGTCTCCGGCGAAGTTGGATCCGGCGCGCGTCCGAGTCTGAGTGGAAGCATTGGTCTGCGTGATGGCCGCGTGACGCTCAATCCTCAGTATCCTGTCGTTGAAGCCCTTTCAGGCAGTCTCTCCTTCGATGACGCACAGGTTCGTGTCACGGCGCTTCGCGCCGCCTGGGGTCCGTTTCGACTGGCGGGCGATGATCTGCTCATCACGCAATGGCTCAGCGATCCGCATGTCGACGTCAAGATTTCCGGAACCGGGCCCCTGACAGGATTGGTCGACGTCGCACGGCGAATCGAGGACGCCCCGCTTCTGCGCGAGGTGTTTTCCCGGATGCAGGAGGCGACTGGTGATGTCGAGACGGTCGCCCATGTGGTCGGGACGCCGGGTGGAAAGAACGGACTTTCACTGGTCGACGTCGATGTCAGACTCCACCACGCCGGTTTTCGCACGACCGTGCTTCCGCTCGATGTCCGGGAGGTGGAGGCGCACATCCATGCGTCGCCGACTCTGGTGAGCATTGAACAGCTGGGGGGGCAGGTCGGTCCTGCCGCGCTGGATGCCCGAGGGAACTTGACCTGGAGGAAAGGCAAGGTCTATTCCGATGTGAACGTGACCATGACCGCTGACGCCGATCACGTCTGGTCATGGATGGCGGAGGCTGTCGATCTCGGTTCCAGATCGGAAGTGGAGGGGACCGTCAGCATGCAGGCCGCCGTGACCGGGATGGTCGAGGAACCGCGCTTCGCGGGAACAATTCAACTCCAGTCGGCCGGGCTGCGCATACCGAGGATCTTCACCAAGCCGCTGCACGCACCCGCTTCCATCGAGTTTGATGGTCGTTTGTCAGGCGGCAGTCTCTTGATGATCCGGCAAGTCGGTCTTGTCTTGCCCCCTGTGAGAATTGTCGGTGACGGAACCCTCACGTTCTCGGAGGGCATGGTCTTTACCGCGAACGTCTCGTCCGGCGCGATATCCTTGAAGGAATTGCCGGTCGGGATCGCACTTGGATCGCTGAGGGCAGGAACGTTCAGCGCGAAATTGCATATGGAGGGTAAGGTACGAGAACGGGCTTCATGGCGGACATCCGGAGAAGTTCGATTCGAGCGCGGCGCGATTATGCTGGAGGCCTTGCAGGATCCGATTCGAGAAGCCTTCGTGACCCTGCGGTTCGATCAAGACAAGATTCAAATCTCGCGCATGACGTTTCATGTGGGTGCGAGCGACCTCCGGATCTCGGGATCCATCGCGCAGTGGGCGGAATCGCCGAAGGTACGTCTGGTCATTGAATCATCTCAAATCGACGTAGCCTCCTTCATTCCATCCCGCCAGACATCGTCCGCACCCGGCACGGATGGGTCCGGCGGAAAATCCTGGTGGTCGAATGGCAGACTCGACATGTTTCTTTTTGCCGATCATGTCTACTACAAGAAGTTCTTAGTCACGGGTCTTTCCAGCCGGGTCGTCTGGGATCATGGTCTGTTGACGGTTGAGCGGATCAGCGGCGATACGACTGAGGGGCATGTCGGCGGCCAAGTCAAGGTTCGGGCGAACGGACGGCGGGTGGAGCAGATCAGAGGCACGTTTCGTGCGAACGGGATCCCGGTTGATCACGTCCTGTCTCTGGTCCAAGAAGAACCCACGATATCGGGCTGGCTCACGACGTCGGGCAAGCTACAGACAGAATTTGAGGGCACGGGCCTCGCGCTGGACTCCATCACCAGTCCTCAACCGATCCAGGTGCTAGTCGAGGATGGACGAGTGTCTCACATGCCAGTGATCTCCACCTTGCTGTCAGTCATGAATCTGCCGGCGGTGCTTCAGGGGCAGGTAGATCTCGAGAAGGACGGTTTCCCGCTCGACCGGCTCAAGGTGGTATTTTCCATCAGTCACGGTGTGATCCTTGCCAAAGAACTCTTGCTCGACAGTCCCATCTTGAAGATCAGTGGGACGGGTCGTTACGACATCGTGGCGGATCGATTTGACATGGTGCTGGCGACCAGCCCTCTCGGGTCTTATTCCGCGGCGCTGAAACGCATTCCATTATTCGGCCAGCTGCTGGCCGGGGATCGGCAGGGATTCGATACCGCCATCTTTGAGCTGAAGGGCTCGGCGAACAATCCGGAACTACGGTATTTGCCCATGGAGTCTCTGATGACGGGCATGAAAGGCACCGCTCAGTTAGCCTTCGATGTGCTGGTCAATGCCATTACCCTGCCGCAGAAAGCCTACTCGATGGTCGAAGAAGAGATCACGAGGGGAGGGGACGAGGAGTTCTAA
- a CDS encoding alpha/beta fold hydrolase has protein sequence MPRHNSTSGEGLALVVPGIGNSGPGHWQTLWEQRHPGWQRVQQRDWDRPVCAEWLHGLDAAMARLSAPPVLIAHSMGCLLVAHWAQWASRPVRAALLVAVPDPDGPMFPPAAQGFQPVPAEPLRFPSLVVASSDDPFGSVAYARRCAADWGSDFVEAGTIGHINADSGLGDWPAGLVLLERLLKL, from the coding sequence GTGCCAAGGCATAACTCGACAAGCGGCGAGGGCCTCGCCCTGGTGGTTCCGGGCATCGGCAATTCCGGACCTGGTCATTGGCAAACCTTGTGGGAGCAGCGGCACCCCGGATGGCAGCGCGTGCAGCAGCGTGACTGGGATCGTCCGGTGTGTGCGGAATGGCTACACGGGCTGGATGCCGCTATGGCTCGTCTCTCCGCACCCCCTGTGTTAATCGCCCATAGCATGGGCTGCCTGCTCGTCGCACACTGGGCTCAATGGGCCTCGCGTCCGGTGCGTGCCGCCTTGCTGGTGGCGGTGCCTGATCCGGATGGGCCCATGTTTCCACCGGCGGCACAAGGCTTCCAGCCGGTTCCAGCAGAACCACTTCGCTTTCCCAGTCTGGTGGTGGCGAGCAGCGACGATCCGTTCGGGTCCGTTGCCTATGCGCGGCGTTGCGCGGCCGATTGGGGGAGTGACTTTGTTGAAGCCGGTACAATCGGTCACATTAATGCCGACAGTGGGCTTGGTGACTGGCCTGCAGGGCTTGTGTTGTTGGAGCGGCTGCTCAAGTTGTAG
- a CDS encoding short chain dehydrogenase — protein MRVIVIGGTGTIGSAVVKRLSTRHDVVVVGHKRGAFQVDLASPDSITSLFKAVGTCDAVVSTAGIAKFASLDDLTYDDYFVGLKNKLMGQSNLVRIGRPFVTNHGSFTLTSGVLSQEPIKGSCAISMANAGLEGFVRAAAIDLPRSLRVNVVSPPWVTETLIARGMDPSIGLPADTVAHSYLASVEGTMTGQVIDPRKHASG, from the coding sequence ATGCGAGTGATTGTCATCGGAGGAACGGGCACCATCGGATCCGCCGTCGTGAAGCGACTGTCCACACGACACGATGTGGTGGTAGTCGGGCACAAGCGGGGGGCGTTCCAGGTTGATCTGGCTTCGCCGGACTCCATCACTAGCCTCTTCAAAGCAGTCGGAACCTGCGATGCCGTCGTGAGTACTGCCGGCATCGCCAAATTTGCGAGCCTGGATGATCTGACGTATGACGATTACTTCGTCGGCCTGAAGAATAAATTGATGGGCCAGTCGAATCTGGTGCGCATCGGTCGACCATTTGTGACGAACCACGGATCCTTCACCCTCACCAGCGGCGTGCTCAGCCAGGAACCCATAAAAGGCAGCTGCGCGATCAGCATGGCCAACGCCGGACTGGAAGGATTTGTTCGCGCCGCCGCCATCGACCTGCCGCGAAGCCTGCGCGTGAATGTCGTCAGCCCGCCCTGGGTCACGGAAACACTCATCGCCAGAGGCATGGACCCGTCGATCGGCCTGCCTGCCGACACGGTCGCGCACAGTTATCTCGCCAGTGTGGAAGGCACGATGACGGGGCAGGTGATTGATCCGCGGAAACACGCGAGCGGGTAA
- a CDS encoding Na+/H+ antiporter, which translates to MEGLHQLEVIIILFAVVLALTTLAQKVHIPYPIFLVLGGLTLGLVPGLPAVTFHPDLVFLVFLPPILWSAAYFTSWREFRQNLRPISLLAVGLVLATSAGVAFAAHTLLPGIGWAEAIALGAIVSPPDAVSATAIGKRLRIPRRIVSILEGESLVNDATALVLYRAAVGAAMSGSFALGHTLFEFVFAGLAGVVIGIGVAWIVRWALSATEDGFTQIGVTLLAPYIAWVCGELVHASAVLACVAGGLYIRQSFSGAVSPATRLQARAVWDLLIFILNGVIFILIGLQLDTLRDSMSPGQFGPVLIAGAWVSATVILVRLLWVPVAALIPRWLSATLRERDPMPSWSSLFLVSWTGMRGIVTLAAALALPVATSAGAPFPFRAEIILISFTVILATLVVQGLSLPPIIRLLQLREDGGLEQEEALARAHAATAALNRLDQVVTENWVSLEQVEHLRLQYLQRLERLTKATLAEEPPSNSTSESVQRLQFETLAAERMTLIGLRDNGTISDEVLHRLEHELDVAALHLGVGECRIGKVHA; encoded by the coding sequence ATGGAAGGCCTGCATCAACTCGAAGTTATCATCATCTTGTTCGCGGTGGTGCTCGCGCTGACGACCCTCGCGCAGAAGGTCCATATTCCGTATCCGATCTTTCTGGTGTTGGGTGGTCTGACGCTGGGACTGGTGCCAGGGTTGCCCGCAGTGACATTCCATCCGGACCTCGTGTTCCTGGTCTTCCTGCCGCCGATCTTGTGGTCCGCCGCGTATTTCACGTCGTGGCGCGAGTTTCGCCAGAATCTCCGGCCGATTTCGCTTCTGGCGGTGGGATTGGTCCTGGCGACTTCCGCCGGGGTTGCGTTCGCGGCCCACACTCTCTTGCCTGGTATTGGATGGGCGGAGGCCATTGCGTTGGGCGCGATCGTCTCGCCGCCCGATGCGGTGTCCGCGACAGCCATTGGGAAGCGGCTGAGGATCCCGCGCCGGATCGTGAGTATCCTGGAGGGCGAAAGCCTCGTCAACGATGCCACGGCGTTAGTATTGTATCGGGCGGCCGTGGGCGCCGCGATGAGCGGTTCGTTTGCGCTCGGACATACGCTGTTCGAGTTTGTCTTTGCCGGGCTGGCTGGAGTGGTCATCGGCATTGGTGTCGCCTGGATCGTCAGGTGGGCACTCTCCGCCACGGAAGACGGGTTTACGCAGATCGGCGTGACCCTGTTGGCGCCGTATATCGCCTGGGTGTGCGGGGAGTTGGTGCATGCCTCTGCCGTGTTGGCTTGTGTGGCAGGGGGACTGTATATTCGTCAGTCGTTCAGCGGCGCGGTCTCCCCGGCCACCAGATTGCAGGCGCGCGCGGTGTGGGATCTCCTGATCTTTATCTTGAATGGAGTTATTTTTATCCTGATCGGCCTGCAACTGGACACGCTTCGCGACTCCATGTCGCCGGGCCAGTTTGGGCCGGTGCTCATCGCCGGGGCCTGGGTGAGCGCGACTGTTATTCTGGTGCGACTCCTGTGGGTGCCCGTGGCCGCTCTCATTCCCAGATGGTTGAGCGCGACCTTGCGGGAGCGTGATCCGATGCCTTCATGGTCGAGCTTGTTCCTGGTTTCCTGGACCGGCATGCGCGGCATCGTGACCCTTGCGGCTGCGTTAGCGCTTCCGGTGGCAACCAGCGCTGGTGCGCCGTTTCCATTTCGCGCTGAGATTATTTTGATCAGCTTCACCGTGATTCTCGCGACCTTGGTTGTGCAGGGCCTCTCGTTGCCGCCGATCATTCGGTTGTTGCAGCTCAGAGAAGACGGTGGGCTGGAACAGGAAGAAGCGCTGGCACGGGCACATGCGGCGACTGCGGCCCTGAATCGACTGGATCAAGTAGTCACAGAAAACTGGGTGTCGCTGGAGCAGGTGGAGCACCTGCGGCTGCAATATCTCCAACGGCTGGAGCGTCTCACCAAAGCCACTTTGGCAGAGGAGCCGCCTTCCAATTCAACCAGCGAATCCGTCCAGCGGCTGCAATTTGAAACCTTAGCGGCCGAGCGCATGACCCTGATCGGGCTTCGGGACAACGGCACGATCAGCGACGAAGTCCTTCATCGCTTAGAGCATGAACTCGATGTGGCGGCGCTCCACCTGGGTGTCGGCGAGTGCCGAATCGGAAAAGTCCACGCGTGA
- a CDS encoding TIGR03862 family flavoprotein, translating into MKIAIIGGGPAGLMAAEAALAGGAQVDLYDAMASVGRKFLLAGKGGLNLTHSDPPEVFLSRYGERAAKVAPWLNAFGPDALRAWTKELGVETFVGSSGRIFPADMKAAPLLRAWLRRLRQAGLTIHVRHRWCGWDAQKSLCFETPQGTQSVEADAVILALGGGSWPKLGSDGAWVPLLAGRDVPIAPLQPANCGFDVGWTEHFRSKFAGHPVKTVGVVAKSPTGAVMRRMGEFVITETGVEGGVIYAVAPYLRDEIQATGRGTLRLDLAPDRELPRLIKDLSQPRGKKTMATHLQRRAHIDGVKSGLLRELVSKEDFADPTRLAAAIKSLQLTLAASRPLEEAISTAGGVEFKALDKRLMVRALPGLFCAGEMLDWEAPTGGYLLTACFASGRTAGAGAVAWFKERAGRAKA; encoded by the coding sequence GTGAAGATCGCGATTATCGGTGGAGGACCGGCGGGACTCATGGCGGCGGAGGCGGCGCTGGCGGGAGGCGCGCAAGTCGATCTCTACGATGCCATGGCCTCGGTCGGCCGTAAATTTCTGTTGGCCGGAAAGGGCGGGCTGAACTTGACCCATTCCGATCCACCCGAGGTGTTTCTCTCGCGTTATGGAGAGCGGGCGGCCAAGGTCGCCCCCTGGCTCAATGCGTTCGGTCCGGACGCGCTTCGCGCATGGACAAAGGAGTTGGGTGTCGAGACGTTTGTGGGCTCCTCCGGGCGGATCTTTCCCGCCGATATGAAAGCTGCGCCGCTACTGCGAGCCTGGCTTCGCCGGCTGCGTCAGGCCGGATTGACCATTCATGTCAGACATCGCTGGTGCGGCTGGGATGCACAAAAATCCCTTTGCTTTGAGACGCCGCAGGGAACCCAGTCCGTGGAGGCGGATGCGGTTATTCTGGCGCTGGGCGGCGGCAGTTGGCCCAAGCTCGGTTCGGATGGCGCCTGGGTGCCCCTGCTTGCCGGGCGTGACGTCCCGATTGCGCCGTTACAGCCGGCCAACTGCGGGTTCGACGTGGGATGGACGGAACATTTTCGGAGTAAGTTCGCCGGGCATCCGGTCAAGACCGTGGGGGTAGTGGCGAAATCGCCGACCGGCGCGGTGATGCGTCGCATGGGGGAGTTTGTGATTACAGAGACCGGTGTGGAAGGCGGCGTCATTTATGCCGTGGCACCCTATCTGCGCGATGAGATTCAGGCTACCGGCCGGGGCACGCTCCGGCTGGACCTCGCGCCCGATCGTGAGCTGCCGCGCCTCATCAAGGATCTTTCTCAGCCGCGCGGCAAAAAGACGATGGCCACACATTTGCAGCGGCGGGCGCACATTGATGGAGTGAAATCTGGCCTGCTACGAGAGCTCGTGTCGAAGGAAGATTTTGCGGACCCGACACGCCTGGCCGCGGCGATCAAATCCTTGCAGCTCACGCTGGCTGCCTCGCGTCCCTTGGAGGAGGCGATCAGCACTGCCGGTGGCGTGGAGTTTAAGGCCCTCGACAAGCGGCTGATGGTGCGTGCTCTGCCGGGGTTGTTTTGCGCGGGAGAGATGTTGGATTGGGAAGCGCCGACGGGCGGGTATCTGCTCACGGCCTGTTTCGCCAGCGGGCGGACAGCCGGTGCCGGGGCGGTTGCCTGGTTCAAGGAGCGTGCAGGGCGTGCCAAGGCATAA
- a CDS encoding GNAT family N-acetyltransferase, whose translation MSIRLAQAQPADAPLVADLVGELLREIMTAIGMKAFEFSQVETEARARRWLVDETYTVLLAYHDEQVAGLLTLSESRALYAEGVFGIIPELYVRPAFRSRRVGATLLADAKNLAHTKQWTRLEVTTPPLPQFDRALAFYERQGFSITGGRKMKLFL comes from the coding sequence ATGTCGATTCGTCTTGCCCAGGCACAACCGGCTGATGCCCCGCTCGTAGCCGATTTGGTCGGCGAGTTGTTGCGGGAGATTATGACAGCCATCGGAATGAAGGCCTTCGAATTCTCTCAGGTCGAGACCGAGGCGCGGGCACGGCGCTGGCTGGTAGACGAGACCTATACGGTGTTGTTGGCGTATCACGACGAGCAGGTTGCTGGTTTGCTGACCCTGTCGGAAAGTCGTGCGCTTTACGCGGAAGGCGTATTCGGGATCATTCCGGAATTGTATGTGCGTCCGGCGTTCCGTTCTCGCAGGGTGGGCGCAACACTCCTGGCAGACGCAAAAAATCTGGCTCACACAAAACAATGGACTAGGCTGGAGGTCACGACGCCTCCGCTTCCGCAGTTCGACCGGGCCCTGGCGTTTTATGAACGACAGGGATTCAGTATTACCGGTGGACGGAAGATGAAACTGTTCCTGTGA
- a CDS encoding carbon-nitrogen hydrolase family protein — MAKPSLRIAFLHLAPIPGALAKNRHLLTHAITRAACLGAGWIITPELAVSGYTFADTLGTDWIAPQPDPWMETVRLFAARKRVAIFLSHPERDPQSNRLYNSVFAITPDGRLAGSHRKINALRVGSEAWSTPGTETTVFPMTPLGNVGMLICADAFSPGIANSLKAKGAQVLVSSAAWAPGLHGPNGEWERCTTDTGLPLFVCNRTGADRTLDFRKAESVVAQGGQRLLSLSSERSAIFLVDWDLQAGTLASPEYRQILL, encoded by the coding sequence ATGGCCAAACCCTCTCTACGCATCGCGTTTTTACATCTGGCTCCGATACCAGGCGCGCTGGCGAAGAATCGCCACCTGCTCACGCACGCGATCACGCGAGCCGCGTGTCTCGGAGCCGGCTGGATCATCACGCCTGAACTTGCGGTCAGCGGCTATACCTTCGCCGATACACTCGGCACGGATTGGATCGCCCCGCAACCCGACCCCTGGATGGAGACGGTCCGCCTGTTCGCCGCCAGGAAACGCGTCGCGATCTTCCTGTCACATCCCGAGCGTGACCCGCAATCCAACCGACTCTACAACTCGGTCTTCGCCATCACCCCCGACGGGCGCCTGGCAGGCTCACATCGCAAAATCAACGCGCTGCGCGTCGGGTCCGAGGCCTGGTCGACTCCCGGCACAGAGACGACGGTCTTCCCGATGACGCCGCTTGGAAACGTCGGGATGCTCATCTGCGCCGACGCATTCTCACCGGGAATTGCCAATAGTTTGAAGGCCAAGGGTGCACAGGTGCTGGTCTCGTCCGCGGCCTGGGCACCGGGACTGCATGGACCGAACGGCGAGTGGGAACGGTGCACAACAGACACCGGCCTGCCCCTCTTCGTGTGCAACCGCACCGGGGCCGATCGCACGCTCGATTTCAGAAAAGCCGAGAGCGTAGTGGCGCAGGGTGGGCAGCGGCTCCTCTCATTGTCGTCAGAACGGTCCGCTATCTTCCTCGTCGACTGGGACCTGCAGGCAGGAACCCTCGCCTCGCCGGAATATCGACAGATCCTGCTCTAG